The Catenulispora sp. GP43 genome includes a region encoding these proteins:
- a CDS encoding Type 1 glutamine amidotransferase-like domain-containing protein: MKLLLTSGGVSNQSIRDALTDMLGKPIAESTALCIPTAMYGMLPGTAVMTWRQIAGQSPTPMVELGWKSVGMLELTALPSIDRDNWVPLVRETDALLVCGGDVLYLHHWMRESGLADLFPSLDDTVYVGLSAGSMVMAPHVGEEFVGWKLAAGGDGALGMVGFSIFPHLDNPMCPENTMADAEKWAARIPVPGYALDDETAIKVVEGVVEVVSEGHWRLFER, encoded by the coding sequence ATGAAGCTTCTCCTCACCTCCGGCGGCGTCAGCAACCAGAGCATCCGCGACGCCCTGACCGACATGCTGGGCAAACCCATCGCCGAGTCCACCGCCCTGTGCATCCCCACCGCGATGTACGGCATGCTGCCCGGGACGGCGGTCATGACGTGGCGGCAGATCGCCGGGCAGAGCCCCACCCCCATGGTCGAGCTGGGCTGGAAGTCGGTGGGCATGCTGGAGCTGACCGCCCTGCCCAGCATCGACCGGGACAACTGGGTCCCCCTGGTCCGCGAGACCGATGCCCTACTGGTGTGCGGCGGCGACGTCCTGTACCTGCACCACTGGATGCGGGAGTCCGGCCTGGCGGACCTGTTCCCGTCGTTGGACGACACGGTCTACGTGGGCCTGAGCGCCGGCAGCATGGTGATGGCCCCGCACGTCGGCGAGGAGTTCGTGGGCTGGAAACTGGCCGCCGGAGGCGACGGCGCGCTGGGCATGGTCGGCTTTTCGATCTTCCCGCACCTGGACAACCCGATGTGCCCGGAGAACACCATGGCCGACGCGGAGAAGTGGGCCGCACGCATACCGGTTCCGGGGTACGCCCTCGACGACGAGACGGCCATCAAGGTGGTGGAGGGTGTTGTCGAGGTGGTCTCGGAGGGGCACTGGAGGTTGTTCGAGCGCTAG
- a CDS encoding phosphotransferase, with amino-acid sequence MRIGDAPLGSARLAEHGNLHYVVLFPGVAAVRISRRPSSAAELPRRTEILRGVEAAGLPFAVPVPLTAVTPFGERVAVAVSWADILGDEVIPRLPPKWRDGVRRRLDALLALDDVPAGLVHGDLGGGDIHFGRDGKLVGVLDWDVAILSDPAIDAALAATWQGWDVLRAATDEQTCRRAWAWNDAIEAGHLHAVFANKSLESVDGFVSSIVAWFESR; translated from the coding sequence ATGCGAATCGGGGACGCCCCACTGGGCTCCGCGCGCCTCGCCGAGCACGGGAATCTGCACTACGTCGTGCTCTTTCCCGGGGTGGCCGCCGTGCGCATCAGCAGGCGTCCCAGTTCCGCCGCCGAGTTGCCGCGGCGGACCGAGATCCTGCGGGGCGTCGAGGCGGCGGGGCTGCCGTTCGCCGTGCCGGTGCCGCTGACGGCGGTGACCCCGTTCGGGGAACGTGTGGCCGTCGCGGTTTCGTGGGCCGACATCCTGGGCGACGAGGTCATTCCGCGCCTGCCGCCGAAGTGGCGGGACGGGGTCCGGCGGCGGCTGGACGCGCTGCTGGCGCTCGACGACGTGCCGGCCGGGCTCGTGCACGGCGACCTCGGCGGGGGCGACATCCACTTCGGCCGGGACGGCAAGCTGGTCGGCGTCCTGGACTGGGACGTGGCGATCCTGTCCGACCCGGCCATCGACGCGGCGCTCGCTGCGACCTGGCAGGGCTGGGACGTGCTGCGTGCGGCGACGGACGAGCAGACCTGTCGGCGCGCCTGGGCCTGGAACGACGCCATCGAGGCCGGGCACCTCCACGCGGTGTTCGCGAACAAGTCGTTGGAGAGCGTTGACGGGTTCGTGAGCTCGATCGTGGCGTGGTTCGAAAGCCGGTAG
- a CDS encoding oxygenase MpaB family protein: protein MLTGSNLPSLPNLPGAEAVRHRLRAELFGRVAGPGGPAARKRIHDTPGPRWFAPDRPIRIVHGDASMFIGGLRALLLQSLHPLAMAAVAGHSGYRSDPWGRLQRTSTFLAFTTFGTAEDAQHAVDTVRAVHERVRGTVDGQPYHASDPHLLGWVHVAEVDSFLRAYQRYGRRPLSPAQADGYIADAAFVATALGVLDPPTTRAELVDRLRAYRPELRATTQAREAARFLLADPPLPWAARPPYAVLAANAVALLPRWARKPLHLPYLPLAERAGVQPAGRALTSLIRWAMEPPAARG from the coding sequence ATGCTGACGGGGTCGAACCTCCCGAGCCTCCCGAACCTCCCGGGCGCCGAAGCCGTCCGACACCGGCTGCGGGCCGAGCTGTTCGGCCGGGTGGCCGGTCCCGGCGGCCCGGCCGCCCGCAAACGCATCCACGACACGCCCGGGCCCCGCTGGTTCGCCCCCGACCGGCCGATCCGCATCGTCCACGGCGACGCGTCCATGTTCATCGGCGGCCTGCGCGCCCTGCTGTTGCAGTCCCTGCACCCGCTGGCCATGGCCGCCGTCGCCGGACACTCCGGCTACCGGAGCGATCCGTGGGGCCGCCTGCAACGGACCAGCACCTTCCTGGCCTTCACCACCTTCGGCACCGCCGAGGACGCGCAGCACGCAGTGGACACAGTCCGCGCGGTGCACGAGCGCGTCCGCGGCACCGTCGACGGGCAGCCGTACCACGCCTCGGACCCGCACCTGCTCGGCTGGGTCCACGTCGCCGAAGTCGACAGCTTCCTGCGCGCCTACCAGCGCTACGGCCGCCGGCCGCTGAGTCCCGCGCAGGCCGACGGCTACATCGCCGACGCCGCCTTCGTGGCCACCGCACTCGGCGTCCTCGACCCGCCGACCACCCGGGCGGAACTCGTCGACCGGCTCCGCGCCTACCGGCCCGAGCTCAGGGCGACCACGCAGGCCCGCGAAGCGGCGCGCTTCCTGCTGGCGGACCCGCCGCTGCCCTGGGCGGCCCGGCCGCCATACGCCGTGCTGGCCGCCAACGCCGTCGCGCTGTTGCCCCGGTGGGCACGCAAGCCGCTGCACCTGCCGTACCTGCCGCTCGCCGAGCGCGCGGGGGTGCAGCCGGCCGGCCGGGCGCTGACGAGCCTGATCCGGTGGGCGATGGAGCCGCCGGCAGCTCGGGGTTAG
- a CDS encoding TetR/AcrR family transcriptional regulator: MAHHGWAGRPPATEAEARQRIVDATARCVDRYGVAKTTLSDVATELGVTRQTVYRHFTGIGDIVGEVAAQGADAFVDQLLAHLRDRELTDPAEAVVEGMLFCLRTIPAEPRVSLSLHLGDSDAFGRGATTATTIAYGARMLRRFPVDWAAAGISDADLPGLAEMIMRLLTSLLQHPGTPPRDEAQLRAFLDRWLAPALG, encoded by the coding sequence ATGGCGCACCACGGTTGGGCCGGCCGCCCTCCGGCCACGGAGGCCGAAGCCCGGCAACGCATCGTCGATGCGACCGCCCGCTGCGTCGACAGGTACGGCGTCGCCAAGACCACCCTGTCCGACGTCGCGACCGAGCTGGGGGTCACCCGCCAGACCGTCTACCGCCACTTCACGGGCATCGGCGACATCGTCGGCGAGGTCGCGGCCCAGGGCGCCGACGCGTTCGTGGACCAGCTCCTGGCCCACCTGCGGGACCGGGAACTCACCGATCCGGCCGAGGCCGTGGTCGAGGGCATGCTCTTCTGCCTCCGGACCATCCCGGCCGAGCCCCGCGTGAGCCTGTCGCTGCACCTCGGCGACTCCGACGCCTTCGGCCGCGGCGCCACCACCGCGACCACCATCGCCTACGGCGCGCGGATGCTGCGGCGGTTCCCCGTCGACTGGGCCGCCGCGGGCATCTCCGACGCCGACCTGCCCGGCCTCGCCGAGATGATCATGCGCCTGCTCACCTCGCTGCTCCAGCACCCCGGCACCCCGCCGCGGGACGAGGCCCAGCTCCGCGCCTTCCTCGACCGCTGGCTGGCCCCCGCCCTGGGCTGA
- a CDS encoding FAD-dependent oxidoreductase, with product MGRDTAIVLGGSVAGLCAAGVLARHFEKVIVLERDLLPPGAEHRRGVPQSKHPHFLLNSGRRAIGEIFPGFEDALIAAGGMLLMPSMDAAYCEDTGWAPRKSGSMTMVYSSRVLIERVLREKVRELPGIELREGVTVTGLRSTGAGTAGGRVTGVEYRTADGRDAHLPADLFVDALGRGSSSADWLSAAGWTAPPQKTLDARVTYTSRWYTLPPATERPAAWWWKHLIIAPTQDAGSHPVEHEFLSNFFPIEGERAIVCMGSWGIPMPRDAEAFETAANRVRATAFGLAARACTPVSPVHLTRSTGNTWRRYDLLDRPPVGLVCVGDSICAFNPFYAQGMSSAARSALILGAMLDEHGVCDAAFFREFLNRQKKSLAVPWMLAMARDQAYEFATGTEVAPRWRRRLTARLSWPVFNAINAAGREDPYVERTFAQVFNIDTSLRQLAADPRFWFGVIRYKLRQRLGRTVIPSGFDARQDPPATDYTDYTDYARFIDV from the coding sequence ATGGGCAGAGACACCGCGATCGTGCTGGGCGGCAGCGTGGCGGGGCTGTGTGCGGCCGGGGTCCTCGCCCGGCACTTCGAGAAGGTGATCGTCCTCGAACGGGACCTGTTGCCGCCCGGTGCGGAGCATCGGCGGGGCGTACCCCAGAGCAAGCACCCTCATTTCCTGCTGAACTCCGGCCGGCGGGCCATCGGGGAGATCTTCCCGGGGTTCGAGGACGCCCTGATCGCCGCGGGCGGGATGCTGTTGATGCCCTCGATGGACGCGGCGTACTGCGAGGACACCGGCTGGGCGCCGCGCAAAAGCGGCTCGATGACCATGGTCTACAGCTCCCGGGTGCTGATCGAGCGGGTCCTGCGCGAGAAGGTCCGCGAGCTGCCGGGTATCGAACTGCGGGAAGGCGTGACGGTCACCGGACTGCGCTCCACCGGCGCCGGGACCGCCGGCGGGCGCGTCACAGGGGTCGAGTACCGCACCGCCGACGGCCGGGACGCCCACCTGCCCGCCGACCTCTTCGTCGACGCGCTGGGCCGCGGATCCTCGAGCGCCGACTGGCTCAGCGCGGCGGGCTGGACCGCACCCCCACAGAAGACCCTCGACGCCAGGGTCACCTACACCTCGCGCTGGTACACCCTGCCGCCGGCCACCGAACGGCCGGCGGCGTGGTGGTGGAAGCACCTGATCATCGCCCCGACCCAGGACGCGGGCAGCCACCCCGTGGAGCACGAGTTCCTCAGCAACTTCTTCCCGATCGAGGGCGAGCGCGCCATCGTCTGCATGGGGTCGTGGGGCATCCCCATGCCGCGTGACGCCGAGGCCTTCGAGACCGCCGCGAACCGGGTGCGGGCCACGGCCTTCGGCCTGGCGGCCCGGGCCTGCACGCCGGTGTCCCCGGTGCATCTGACCCGGTCGACCGGCAACACCTGGCGCCGCTACGACCTGCTCGACCGGCCGCCGGTCGGCCTGGTCTGCGTCGGCGACTCGATCTGCGCGTTCAATCCCTTCTACGCCCAGGGCATGAGCTCGGCGGCCCGCTCGGCGTTGATCCTCGGCGCCATGCTGGACGAGCACGGGGTCTGCGATGCGGCGTTCTTCCGCGAGTTCCTGAACCGGCAGAAGAAGTCCCTGGCCGTGCCCTGGATGCTCGCGATGGCCCGCGACCAGGCGTACGAGTTCGCCACCGGGACGGAGGTCGCCCCGCGCTGGCGCCGGCGGCTGACGGCCCGCCTGAGCTGGCCCGTCTTCAACGCCATCAACGCCGCCGGCCGCGAGGACCCCTACGTCGAGCGCACGTTCGCGCAGGTCTTCAACATCGACACGTCCCTGCGGCAGCTGGCCGCCGACCCGCGCTTCTGGTTCGGCGTCATCCGGTACAAGCTGCGGCAACGGCTCGGCCGCACTGTCATACCCAGCGGGTTCGACGCCCGGCAGGATCCGCCCGCTACGGACTACACCGACTACACCGACTACGCCCGCTTCATCGACGTCTGA
- a CDS encoding SpoIIE family protein phosphatase, which yields MSTPAEQQYGQGDDGSAEEAFAQCPMPAAIFDSALRVVRASRGMALEAGVTDDEVRTDRGVGALFGSAGAGVEQGILGVFETGEADQMDVRVYGAAGGPRVWSVTLSPLRDRARRVHRVQLTAVEVTELHRARDRLAVLNEVSVRVGTTLDVSTTAQEMADLMVGRLADFVTVDLVDSQFRGLEPKPSAEGVVLRRAAHQSVLPGVPEALIEPGEIDHYPDYSPPARCLVTGQSSLHNLPDAAVTSWQAVDPQRAAVLHARGIHSVMVVPLRARGIVLGISLLVRHQNPVPFGLDDLLLAEEIAARAAVAVDNARLYTRERSTALALQRSLLPQRLTGQDTVQAVFRYLPADSRAGIGGDWFDVIPLSGARVALVVGDVAGHGLHASATMGRLRTAVRALTDVDLPPDELLTHLDDLVAHLAATEDEVIDPDLDTISDIVATCLYLVYDPVAGSCTVASAGHLPPAVVGPDGAVDIVDLSPGPPLGVGGLPFEATRFAVAEGTLLVLYTDGLIEACGRDIDTGLDLLRRSLERPPASLEKTCAAVVDTMLPAPPTDDVALLIARTRILGPSHVATWDVPSDPAMVAQARAWSARQLAEWGLQEATFALELVVSELVTNAIRHGAPPIRLRLIRDTAIICEVSDGSNTSPHLRQATTFDEGGRGLLLVAQVAQRWGARHHAVGKTIWAEIALHGGDFL from the coding sequence GTGTCCACTCCCGCGGAACAGCAGTACGGACAGGGAGACGACGGATCCGCCGAAGAGGCGTTCGCGCAGTGCCCGATGCCGGCGGCCATCTTCGACAGCGCGCTGCGGGTCGTGCGCGCGAGCCGGGGCATGGCCCTGGAAGCCGGCGTCACCGATGACGAGGTCCGTACCGACCGCGGTGTCGGTGCCCTGTTCGGTTCTGCCGGGGCGGGAGTCGAACAGGGGATACTCGGGGTCTTCGAGACCGGCGAGGCAGACCAGATGGACGTGCGGGTGTACGGCGCCGCCGGCGGACCCCGGGTGTGGTCGGTGACCCTCTCGCCGCTGCGGGACCGGGCCAGGCGCGTGCACCGGGTGCAGCTCACGGCGGTGGAGGTCACGGAGCTGCACCGGGCCCGGGACCGGCTCGCGGTGCTGAACGAGGTCAGCGTCCGGGTCGGCACCACGCTGGACGTGTCCACCACCGCGCAGGAGATGGCCGACCTGATGGTCGGCCGGCTGGCCGACTTCGTCACCGTCGACCTGGTGGACTCCCAGTTCCGGGGCCTGGAGCCGAAGCCGTCGGCCGAAGGCGTGGTGTTGCGGCGTGCCGCTCACCAGTCCGTGCTGCCCGGCGTCCCGGAGGCCTTGATCGAGCCCGGGGAGATAGACCACTATCCGGACTACTCGCCGCCGGCCAGGTGCCTGGTCACCGGCCAGTCCTCGCTGCACAACCTTCCGGACGCGGCGGTCACCAGCTGGCAGGCCGTTGATCCGCAGCGCGCGGCGGTGCTGCACGCCCGCGGGATCCATTCGGTCATGGTCGTGCCGCTGCGCGCCCGCGGCATCGTCCTGGGCATCAGCCTGCTCGTGCGGCACCAGAACCCGGTGCCGTTCGGGCTCGACGACCTGCTGCTGGCCGAGGAGATCGCGGCGCGGGCCGCGGTGGCCGTGGACAACGCCCGCCTCTACACCCGCGAGCGGAGTACGGCCCTGGCCCTTCAGCGCAGCCTGCTCCCGCAGCGGCTGACCGGCCAGGACACGGTCCAGGCCGTCTTCCGCTATCTGCCCGCCGACTCCCGGGCCGGCATCGGCGGCGACTGGTTCGACGTGATCCCGCTGTCCGGGGCCCGGGTCGCGCTGGTCGTCGGCGACGTGGCCGGACACGGGCTGCACGCCTCGGCCACCATGGGCCGGCTGCGGACCGCGGTACGGGCCCTGACCGACGTCGACCTGCCGCCCGACGAGCTCCTCACCCACCTCGACGACCTGGTCGCGCACCTCGCGGCCACCGAGGACGAGGTGATCGACCCGGACCTGGACACCATCTCGGACATCGTCGCCACCTGCCTGTACCTGGTCTACGACCCGGTCGCGGGCAGCTGCACGGTGGCCAGCGCCGGCCACCTGCCCCCGGCCGTGGTCGGCCCGGACGGGGCCGTGGACATCGTCGACCTCTCACCCGGGCCGCCGCTGGGCGTCGGCGGCCTGCCGTTCGAAGCCACGAGGTTCGCCGTCGCCGAGGGCACCTTGCTGGTCCTGTACACCGACGGCCTCATCGAGGCCTGCGGCCGCGACATCGACACCGGACTGGACCTGTTGCGCCGAAGTCTTGAGCGGCCGCCGGCCTCGCTGGAGAAGACCTGCGCGGCGGTGGTGGATACCATGCTGCCCGCTCCGCCCACCGACGACGTCGCCCTGCTCATCGCCCGCACCCGGATCCTGGGCCCGTCCCACGTCGCCACCTGGGACGTGCCCAGCGACCCGGCGATGGTGGCCCAGGCCCGTGCCTGGTCGGCCCGGCAGCTGGCCGAGTGGGGACTGCAGGAGGCCACCTTCGCCCTGGAGTTGGTCGTCAGCGAGCTCGTCACCAACGCCATCCGGCACGGCGCCCCGCCGATCCGGCTGCGCCTGATCCGCGACACGGCGATCATCTGCGAGGTCTCCGACGGCAGCAACACCTCCCCGCACCTGCGCCAGGCCACGACCTTCGACGAGGGCGGGCGCGGGTTGCTGCTCGTGGCCCAGGTGGCGCAGCGCTGGGGCGCCCGGCACCACGCCGTCGGCAAGACCATCTGGGCCGAGATCGCTCTGCACGGCGGCGATTTCCTGTAG
- a CDS encoding alpha/beta fold hydrolase: MDVTAPGLLDEDVPDDPVGPDSGSVPVSPDPVAPTEDAAPLIPYRSRRRRWLRRLAKTVAVLFVASTFLSTAYNAATDARASVPAGLSYVQAGDVRTRYREWGSSGTPIVLVHGFVENADTWQYLAPLLAAQGHRVYALDIDGWGYTQRVAPFDVGHQARQLDAFIQALHLDRPVLVGHSSGAAVAALAVLDEPADAAGLMFLDGDGLATGAGQKTPLTHLFLNPYRTTLMRLAIRSDTVIRAIYGATCGPTCPKLDAAGLDQWRRPLQVPGAEESLWSMVSLGVAGLPPARLAELATLPLPKAVVFGGADSAYDPNSPETTAARIGAPAPTIIPGAQHLTSVNSPQAVAAAVATLEARAG, translated from the coding sequence GTGGATGTGACTGCACCGGGTCTGCTCGACGAGGACGTGCCCGACGATCCGGTGGGCCCAGATTCGGGCTCAGTTCCGGTAAGCCCAGATCCGGTGGCCCCGACCGAGGACGCCGCACCGCTGATCCCCTATCGCAGCCGCCGGCGGCGCTGGCTGCGGCGACTCGCGAAGACGGTCGCCGTGCTGTTCGTCGCCAGCACGTTCTTGTCGACCGCTTACAACGCCGCCACCGACGCCCGGGCCTCCGTCCCGGCCGGCCTGAGCTACGTCCAAGCCGGCGACGTCCGGACCCGGTACCGCGAATGGGGGAGCAGCGGCACGCCGATCGTCCTGGTCCACGGCTTCGTCGAGAACGCGGACACCTGGCAGTACCTGGCCCCGCTCCTGGCCGCGCAGGGCCACCGGGTCTACGCCCTGGACATCGACGGCTGGGGCTACACCCAGCGCGTCGCGCCGTTCGACGTCGGCCACCAGGCCCGCCAGCTCGACGCCTTCATCCAGGCCCTGCACCTGGACCGCCCGGTCCTGGTCGGCCATTCCAGCGGCGCCGCCGTGGCGGCCCTGGCCGTCCTGGACGAGCCCGCCGACGCCGCCGGCCTGATGTTCCTCGACGGCGACGGCCTGGCCACGGGCGCGGGCCAGAAGACCCCGCTGACGCACCTGTTCCTGAACCCCTATCGCACGACCCTGATGCGCCTGGCCATCCGCTCGGACACCGTCATCCGCGCCATCTACGGCGCCACCTGCGGCCCGACCTGCCCCAAGCTCGACGCCGCCGGGCTGGACCAGTGGCGCCGGCCCCTTCAGGTCCCGGGCGCCGAGGAATCGTTGTGGAGCATGGTGAGCCTCGGGGTCGCCGGCCTGCCGCCGGCCCGCCTGGCCGAACTCGCCACGCTGCCGCTGCCGAAGGCGGTCGTGTTCGGCGGCGCCGACTCCGCCTACGATCCGAACTCGCCCGAGACCACCGCCGCGCGCATCGGCGCGCCCGCCCCGACGATCATTCCCGGGGCCCAGCACCTCACCTCGGTCAACAGCCCGCAAGCCGTCGCCGCGGCGGTCGCCACACTTGAGGCGCGCGCCGGCTGA
- a CDS encoding protein kinase family protein — MSHASRLAAYRTVSTSLALLSDRDVQRMLDAAAPIGSGIGGKSVLLDVAGTPVFVKRVPLTDLERRPENVRSTANLFELPAFCHYGIGGPGFGVWRELAVQTMTTDWVLAGDCEGFPLMYHWRVLPDSSPLPEELSDVEATVAFWGGGTQVRRRIEELRDSSASIALFLEYIPRNVFQWLGEQLSIGGEAAERACALVDRDLAAGISFMNAQGLLHFDAHFQNLLTDGRRLYFADYGLAISSRFELSKDEAAFFERHHDYDRRFAAMYRAQWLVTELFGSGSEDREARLRAYAEGEAPTGIPGTAAAILTRDAATAVVMTDFLRRLMKESRQAPYPPQL, encoded by the coding sequence ATGTCTCATGCCTCGCGCCTGGCCGCTTACCGTACGGTCTCGACGTCCCTGGCGCTGCTCAGTGATCGTGACGTGCAGCGGATGTTGGACGCGGCGGCGCCGATCGGATCGGGCATCGGTGGGAAGTCGGTGCTGCTGGACGTCGCCGGGACGCCCGTCTTCGTCAAGCGGGTACCGCTGACCGATCTGGAGCGGCGGCCGGAGAACGTCCGATCCACGGCGAACCTGTTCGAGCTGCCGGCGTTCTGCCACTACGGCATCGGCGGGCCGGGCTTCGGGGTCTGGCGGGAGCTGGCCGTGCAGACGATGACGACCGACTGGGTGCTCGCCGGGGACTGCGAAGGTTTTCCGTTGATGTACCACTGGCGGGTGCTGCCGGATTCGAGCCCGCTTCCCGAGGAGCTGTCCGATGTCGAGGCCACGGTCGCTTTCTGGGGCGGCGGAACGCAGGTGCGTCGCCGCATCGAGGAGCTGCGTGATTCCTCGGCGAGCATCGCGCTGTTCCTGGAGTACATCCCGCGCAACGTGTTCCAGTGGCTCGGCGAGCAGCTGAGCATCGGGGGCGAGGCCGCCGAGCGGGCTTGCGCCCTGGTGGATAGGGACCTGGCGGCGGGGATCTCGTTCATGAACGCCCAAGGCCTGCTGCATTTCGACGCCCACTTCCAGAACCTTCTGACCGATGGCAGGCGTCTGTATTTCGCGGACTACGGGCTGGCGATCTCCTCGCGGTTCGAGCTGTCGAAGGACGAGGCCGCGTTCTTCGAGCGGCACCACGACTACGACCGGCGCTTCGCGGCCATGTACCGCGCGCAATGGCTGGTCACCGAGCTGTTCGGGTCCGGTTCGGAGGACCGCGAAGCCCGCCTGCGGGCCTATGCCGAAGGTGAGGCGCCGACCGGGATTCCCGGGACGGCCGCGGCGATCTTGACCCGGGACGCGGCCACCGCCGTCGTGATGACGGACTTCCTGCGCAGGCTGATGAAGGAGAGCAGGCAGGCGCCCTACCCGCCTCAGCTGTGA
- a CDS encoding HEAT repeat domain-containing protein, translating to MDYEHVIARAAAFDAGPDADEDDLEARWQLIGELHRSTGRDAFEAVVAAAGSDERARRLVALDALGQIGYTANRPFAQETVPVLLGAVGDPDPEVVASAVTALGHVGDPDGLAAVLQRVGHASDAVRFAVAVALPALTDPDEPAADAVAALIALTCDEDPQVRDWATFGLGTQLDADGPEIREALAARLDDSCDDAGEEALMGLARRGDPRATAPLLDQLRQLADDDSILPGTLLFEAAAITQANDALPPLRRLWQRRDTFGPSARRMLAEALQSLGEPVEAES from the coding sequence GTGGACTACGAGCATGTCATCGCGCGCGCTGCCGCGTTCGACGCGGGCCCGGACGCCGACGAGGACGACCTGGAGGCGCGCTGGCAGCTGATCGGCGAGCTGCACCGCAGTACCGGCCGGGACGCGTTCGAGGCGGTGGTGGCGGCCGCGGGATCCGATGAGCGGGCGCGGCGGCTGGTGGCGCTGGACGCGCTGGGGCAGATCGGCTACACGGCGAACCGGCCGTTCGCGCAGGAGACGGTGCCGGTCCTGCTCGGCGCGGTCGGCGATCCGGACCCCGAAGTCGTCGCCTCGGCGGTCACCGCCCTCGGACACGTCGGCGACCCGGACGGCCTGGCGGCGGTGCTCCAGCGGGTCGGGCACGCCAGCGACGCCGTCCGCTTCGCCGTGGCGGTCGCGCTGCCGGCGCTGACCGACCCCGACGAGCCGGCCGCGGACGCCGTCGCGGCCCTGATCGCCCTGACGTGCGACGAGGACCCGCAGGTCCGGGACTGGGCCACGTTCGGGCTCGGCACCCAGCTGGACGCCGACGGCCCCGAGATCCGCGAGGCCCTCGCCGCCCGGCTGGACGACAGCTGCGACGACGCCGGCGAGGAGGCACTGATGGGCCTGGCGCGGCGGGGCGATCCGCGGGCCACGGCTCCGCTGCTGGACCAGTTGCGGCAACTGGCCGACGATGACTCGATCCTGCCCGGAACGCTGCTGTTCGAGGCCGCGGCCATCACGCAGGCGAACGACGCGCTGCCGCCGCTGCGCCGCCTGTGGCAGCGGCGGGACACCTTCGGGCCCTCGGCCCGGCGGATGCTCGCCGAGGCGCTTCAGTCGCTCGGGGAGCCGGTGGAAGCAGAGTCCTGA